CATTTTTTAGGTTTAACTAATGCAGAATTGGAATCTTATTTTCGGAATTTTCATAATTGCAAGTCCAATTCTTTTTTCAATGATTGCATATCCTGACTCAATAGCTTGGAGTTGGAATGAAGGTAGGGGGGGTTATTTCTTTGCACTTGTTTTCATAGTAGCTGAATTAATTGGTCTTAAAATTGTCATATCTAGAAAAAGACTGCTTGCCGTAATTCCAATGGCACTTCTAACTATTGCATATCTAATTTCATTAGAGTATGGTCTTAGAGATTACATTATTGAATCTGCAGAGCAGTTTGATGTACAATTAATTTATTCATGGACATGGATGTGGGATTTTATTGTCATGGCAATTTTTATTGTTGCAGTATTGACAATTTTCTTTGGTAAACGATGGATTAGAATTGCACCTGCTGGACCTATATTTCTAATTGGCACTGCAATAATTCTCTCGCTTGATGCATTTTTCCCATACGATACTTTGGGTCCTTTACAATATGTTGTTCCATACTTTGTTCAAACTAATGTATGGATTATTACAATGCTTGATCTTGGAACGGCAGTAGCTAAAGATAATGTCATGTTCTTACGAGGT
This genomic window from Nitrosopumilus ureiphilus contains:
- the artG gene encoding thaumarchaeosortase, yielding MQNWNLIFGIFIIASPILFSMIAYPDSIAWSWNEGRGGYFFALVFIVAELIGLKIVISRKRLLAVIPMALLTIAYLISLEYGLRDYIIESAEQFDVQLIYSWTWMWDFIVMAIFIVAVLTIFFGKRWIRIAPAGPIFLIGTAIILSLDAFFPYDTLGPLQYVVPYFVQTNVWIITMLDLGTAVAKDNVMFLRGEHGSMALQVFWPSAGVHSIIIFSLVIGAFMLKLNILRHRKAMYFVLGIVGTITVNLIRIFSLSWYALKVTTDPVAWEEYHKIAGEIMFLPWLFAFILVVILIESRRMKKLGQ